From a region of the Pseudomonadota bacterium genome:
- a CDS encoding TRAP transporter small permease, giving the protein MPKAIRMYVRYVEALNRRVGRAVMYLIFVMMGVLLYSSISRTFFDVPLIWVVEVAQMTMAAYYILGGAYSMQIDAHVRMDLVYGMWSPKRQAFADTITSACLLFYIVFLLYGGVSSTQYAIEYGQKNYSAWAPPMAPIKVVMTVGIALMLLQVIATFFKDLARARGKTLS; this is encoded by the coding sequence ATGCCTAAAGCGATAAGAATGTACGTGCGCTACGTCGAAGCCTTGAACCGCCGAGTGGGCAGGGCGGTGATGTATCTCATCTTCGTCATGATGGGCGTGCTGCTCTACTCCTCGATATCCCGAACCTTCTTTGACGTACCTCTGATCTGGGTGGTGGAGGTGGCGCAGATGACCATGGCCGCCTACTACATCCTGGGCGGAGCATACTCGATGCAGATCGATGCCCACGTCAGGATGGATCTTGTCTACGGCATGTGGTCGCCCAAGCGGCAGGCGTTTGCCGACACGATCACCTCGGCATGCCTGCTGTTCTATATCGTCTTCCTCCTGTACGGGGGAGTATCGAGCACTCAGTACGCCATCGAATACGGTCAGAAAAACTATTCGGCGTGGGCACCACCCATGGCACCCATCAAGGTTGTTATGACCGTCGGTATTGCATTGATGCTGTTGCAGGTGATCGCCACCTTCTTCAAAGACCTGGCCAGGGCACGAGGGAAAACCTTGTCATGA
- a CDS encoding C4-dicarboxylate ABC transporter, with protein MNYELIALLMFTSMLLMLLTGQRVFGAIGFVATVFALLLWGDGGTEMPFSAAFKLFNWYPLLTLPLFIYMGYMLSESGIASDLYRAFHVWFGPLNGGLAIGTIGLMVVISAMNGLSVAGMAIGASIALPEMLRRGYDKVMVTGVIQAGSSLGILVPPSVVLVLYGMIARQPVGQLWLAGVFPGLMLAGLFILYIVIRCKLQPHLGPPLAEAERQMPLMEKLKLLRAGVLPLLIFFSMTGLFVMGITSLVESSAVGATAATVAALVKGRLTRHVMEETLRKSLAVSCMFMWVILAALAFGAVFDGLGAVKAIESLFVERWGLSPWGVLIMMQVSYLIMGTFLDDTAMLVIVAPLYVPLVIALGFDPIWYGVLYTITCQIAYMTPPFGYNLFLMRAMAPPEVTLMDIYRSIIPFVLVMMVGLALVMVFPGIALWLPDTVYGK; from the coding sequence ATGAACTATGAGCTGATTGCTCTGTTGATGTTTACCTCGATGCTGCTGATGCTGCTGACCGGGCAGCGCGTCTTTGGTGCTATCGGATTTGTGGCCACCGTTTTTGCGCTGCTCCTGTGGGGCGATGGTGGAACCGAGATGCCCTTCAGCGCGGCCTTCAAGCTGTTCAATTGGTATCCACTGTTGACGTTGCCACTGTTCATCTACATGGGTTACATGCTTTCCGAATCGGGTATTGCGAGTGATCTATACCGAGCCTTCCACGTCTGGTTTGGCCCTCTCAATGGTGGACTGGCTATCGGCACCATCGGCTTGATGGTTGTGATCTCGGCGATGAACGGATTGAGCGTGGCCGGCATGGCGATCGGAGCGAGCATCGCACTGCCCGAGATGTTGCGGCGCGGTTATGACAAGGTCATGGTGACCGGTGTCATTCAGGCGGGCAGCTCGCTGGGCATTCTGGTGCCACCCAGCGTTGTATTGGTCCTCTACGGCATGATCGCTCGGCAACCGGTGGGTCAGTTGTGGCTGGCGGGTGTGTTCCCCGGGCTGATGCTGGCGGGTCTGTTCATTCTCTACATCGTGATTCGTTGCAAGCTGCAGCCGCATTTGGGGCCGCCGCTGGCTGAGGCTGAGCGGCAGATGCCGTTGATGGAAAAACTCAAGCTGCTGAGAGCCGGTGTACTCCCGCTTTTGATTTTCTTCTCCATGACCGGCCTTTTCGTCATGGGGATCACCAGTCTGGTGGAGAGTTCCGCTGTGGGCGCAACGGCCGCTACTGTAGCCGCCCTGGTCAAGGGGCGCTTGACGCGACATGTCATGGAGGAGACGCTGCGCAAATCATTGGCCGTGAGTTGCATGTTCATGTGGGTGATACTCGCCGCGCTTGCATTTGGTGCCGTATTCGACGGGCTTGGTGCGGTCAAGGCGATCGAGTCGCTGTTTGTGGAACGTTGGGGTCTCAGCCCATGGGGTGTGCTGATCATGATGCAGGTCTCCTACCTGATCATGGGCACCTTTCTCGACGATACTGCGATGCTCGTTATCGTCGCGCCGCTCTATGTGCCGCTCGTGATCGCCCTGGGTTTCGACCCGATCTGGTATGGCGTGCTTTACACCATTACCTGCCAGATCGCGTACATGACGCCGCCGTTCGGCTACAACCTGTTTCTGATGCGCGCCATGGCACCTCCCGAAGTCACGCTCATGGATATCTACCGGTCGATCATTCCCTTCGTGCTGGTGATGATGGTTGGCCTGGCCCTGGTGATGGTGTTTCCGGGGATCGCCTTGTGGCTGCCTGACACGGTTTACGGGAAATGA
- a CDS encoding C4-dicarboxylate ABC transporter: protein MSNRREFLKKASLGTAAVVATAGAPYVHAQKKTTIKWRLQTYAGPALAEHVIKPSIDAFNKIANGEMVIELYFADQLVPTGELFRAMQKGTIDAVQSDDDSIAAPVDVSVFGGYFPFACRYSLDVPVLFNQYGLREIWEEAYSEVKGVTWLSAGAWDPCHFNTVEPINSLADLKGKRVFTFPTAGKFLSRFGVVPVTLPWEDIEVAVQTGELDGIAWSGITEDYTVGWADVTNYFLTNNISGAWIGSYFANSDSWSAVPEHLKELFRVTMDSSHYYRQHWYWGGEAHLRVKGTKLKLTTIPDAEWSTVEVEARKFWDEIAKTSPRAAKVVKILKEYNDVMSKAGRPYRYT from the coding sequence ATGAGCAACAGACGAGAGTTTTTAAAGAAGGCGAGCCTGGGAACCGCCGCCGTCGTCGCAACTGCCGGTGCACCCTACGTACACGCGCAAAAAAAGACCACAATCAAATGGCGACTGCAGACCTATGCAGGTCCTGCCTTGGCAGAGCATGTCATCAAGCCGTCCATCGATGCCTTTAACAAGATTGCGAATGGCGAGATGGTGATCGAACTCTATTTTGCCGATCAGTTGGTGCCTACCGGCGAGTTGTTCCGGGCCATGCAGAAGGGCACCATAGACGCGGTGCAAAGCGATGACGATTCGATTGCCGCGCCTGTGGATGTTTCAGTCTTTGGCGGCTATTTTCCCTTTGCCTGCCGTTACAGCCTGGACGTGCCTGTGCTGTTTAACCAGTATGGTCTGAGGGAGATTTGGGAAGAGGCTTATTCCGAGGTCAAAGGCGTGACCTGGTTGAGCGCCGGTGCGTGGGATCCGTGTCACTTCAACACCGTCGAGCCCATCAACAGTTTGGCGGATCTCAAAGGAAAACGCGTCTTCACCTTTCCAACAGCGGGTAAGTTTCTGTCGCGCTTCGGTGTCGTACCCGTAACGCTTCCCTGGGAGGATATCGAGGTCGCGGTGCAAACGGGCGAGTTGGATGGCATCGCATGGTCCGGCATTACCGAGGATTACACTGTCGGTTGGGCCGATGTGACCAACTACTTTCTGACCAACAATATCTCCGGCGCCTGGATTGGCTCTTACTTCGCCAACTCTGATTCTTGGAGCGCGGTACCGGAGCACCTGAAAGAGTTGTTCCGTGTCACTATGGATAGCTCGCACTATTACCGGCAGCATTGGTACTGGGGCGGCGAGGCGCATCTGCGCGTGAAGGGCACGAAACTGAAACTCACCACGATTCCAGATGCGGAGTGGAGCACGGTCGAGGTGGAGGCGCGCAAGTTCTGGGATGAGATCGCCAAGACGAGTCCACGCGCGGCTAAGGTGGTCAAGATTCTCAAGGAGTACAACGACGTCATGTCGAAGGCAGGCCGCCCCTATCGTTACACCTGA
- a CDS encoding glutamine synthetase, whose protein sequence is MAGKLTFAELKQSVANGEIDTVIAAQVDMQGRLMGKRFQAEYFVDSAWRETHSCNYLLATDMEMETVDGYKSTSWETGYGDYTMRADLSTLRRIPWLEGTALVICDVLDHHTHEEVVHAPRAILKKQVARLESMGMKACMASELEFFLFKESYEAAQEGGYHSLTPISAYNEDYHIFQTTKEEEIMRAIRTGLNGADIPVENTKGEASAGQGEINVCYTDALTMADRHAIIKNGCKEIAWSKGHAVSFMAKWSYTAAGSSSHVHQSLWSVDGKPLFYDPEAKHGMSELMRHYLAGLLHHASEITYFLAPYINSYKRFMAGTFAPTKAVWSLDNRTAGYRICGADSESVRVECRVGGADLNPYLAMAALLAAGIDGIENRRKLEPAFVGNAYRGNEVREIPTTLRAAAEALEGSKMLRAALSDEVVDHYVHAARWEQFEYDRRVTDWEVVRGFERA, encoded by the coding sequence ATGGCTGGAAAACTGACGTTTGCAGAGCTGAAACAGTCTGTCGCCAACGGTGAGATCGACACCGTGATTGCCGCGCAGGTCGATATGCAGGGCCGGTTGATGGGCAAGCGCTTTCAGGCGGAATATTTTGTCGACAGCGCCTGGCGAGAGACGCACAGCTGTAACTATCTGCTCGCCACCGACATGGAGATGGAGACAGTCGACGGATATAAATCCACGAGCTGGGAGACAGGGTACGGTGACTACACCATGAGGGCGGATCTTTCGACTCTGCGGCGTATACCCTGGCTGGAGGGAACGGCACTGGTGATCTGCGATGTACTTGACCACCATACTCATGAGGAGGTTGTTCACGCACCACGGGCGATTTTGAAAAAACAGGTCGCCCGGTTGGAATCAATGGGTATGAAGGCATGCATGGCCTCGGAGCTGGAGTTTTTCCTTTTTAAAGAAAGTTATGAGGCAGCGCAGGAGGGGGGTTACCACAGCCTGACACCGATTAGCGCCTACAACGAGGACTACCACATCTTCCAGACCACCAAGGAAGAAGAGATTATGCGTGCCATCCGCACGGGTTTGAACGGTGCCGATATTCCGGTGGAGAACACCAAGGGCGAGGCCAGCGCCGGGCAGGGAGAGATCAACGTCTGCTATACCGATGCGCTGACCATGGCCGACCGGCACGCGATCATCAAAAACGGATGCAAGGAGATCGCCTGGTCCAAGGGGCATGCGGTCAGTTTCATGGCGAAGTGGAGCTACACGGCGGCGGGTAGCTCTTCGCATGTCCACCAGTCGCTGTGGAGCGTGGATGGAAAACCGCTGTTCTACGATCCTGAGGCGAAACACGGCATGTCGGAGCTGATGCGACACTACCTCGCCGGACTGTTGCACCATGCGAGCGAGATCACCTATTTTCTGGCACCTTACATCAACTCCTACAAGCGCTTTATGGCGGGCACCTTTGCACCCACCAAGGCGGTTTGGTCCTTGGACAACCGCACCGCCGGTTACCGTATCTGCGGTGCGGACAGTGAGTCGGTGCGTGTCGAGTGCCGTGTCGGCGGGGCCGATCTGAACCCCTATCTTGCAATGGCAGCGCTGCTGGCGGCGGGCATCGATGGAATCGAGAACCGGCGTAAACTGGAACCCGCCTTCGTGGGTAACGCCTATCGCGGTAACGAAGTTCGGGAGATACCCACCACGTTGCGCGCAGCAGCGGAGGCACTGGAGGGTTCAAAAATGTTGCGCGCTGCGTTGAGTGATGAGGTAGTGGACCACTACGTCCATGCCGCGCGCTGGGAGCAGTTCGAATATGATCGCCGCGTTACTGATTGGGAAGTGGTGCGCGGTTTTGAGAGGGCTTAA
- a CDS encoding aldehyde dehydrogenase family protein, translating into MNVLQCISPIDGSVYAERQIAEPAEAARTVGAARVAQREWAQRPLGERIALVRAGVARLGEMTHEVVPELAWMMGRPIRYGGEFRGVNERATYMADIAERTLAPLVVEESADFERRIVREPHGVVLVIAPWNYPYLTAINTVVPALIAGNAVVIKHATQTLLVGERMVRAFEEAGLPRGLFINLFLDHAITEKLIAARHFDFINFTGSVGGGRAIERAAAGTFVGLGLELGGKDPGYVMEDADLDAAVDTLIDAAMFNSGQCCCGIERIYVTASRHDAFVERAVGIVSGYRLGNPLDETTTLGPMAHQRFAAVVRAQAAEAVAAGATELIDRALFPADDGAAYLMPQLLINVDHGMRVMRDESFGPVVGIMKVANDEEALALMNDSEYGLTASLWTSDPVRAANLGARIETGTVYMNRADYLDPGLCWTGCKATGRGGALSELGYHNLTRPKSYHLKKRTR; encoded by the coding sequence CTGAACGTCCTGCAATGTATCTCCCCCATTGATGGTTCGGTTTACGCCGAGCGCCAAATTGCCGAACCCGCAGAGGCTGCCCGCACTGTTGGTGCGGCGCGGGTTGCGCAGCGCGAGTGGGCTCAGCGCCCCCTGGGAGAACGCATAGCGCTGGTCCGTGCCGGTGTGGCGCGGCTGGGAGAGATGACCCATGAAGTGGTACCGGAGCTGGCCTGGATGATGGGCCGACCCATCCGCTACGGTGGCGAGTTCAGAGGGGTGAACGAACGCGCCACCTACATGGCCGATATTGCCGAAAGAACACTTGCACCCCTGGTCGTCGAAGAGTCGGCAGATTTCGAGCGGCGCATAGTTCGCGAACCCCACGGCGTTGTTCTGGTGATTGCGCCCTGGAACTACCCCTACCTCACCGCGATCAACACTGTCGTGCCCGCGTTGATCGCGGGTAACGCGGTGGTGATAAAACACGCCACACAGACCCTGCTCGTTGGTGAGCGGATGGTGCGTGCGTTCGAAGAAGCGGGGTTGCCTCGTGGTCTCTTCATCAATCTCTTCCTCGATCACGCGATCACCGAGAAGTTGATCGCCGCCAGGCATTTTGACTTCATCAACTTCACCGGTTCGGTTGGCGGAGGGCGTGCCATCGAACGTGCGGCGGCCGGAACCTTTGTCGGATTGGGGCTCGAACTGGGCGGCAAGGATCCCGGTTACGTGATGGAAGACGCCGATCTGGATGCTGCGGTCGACACGTTGATAGATGCGGCGATGTTCAATTCCGGACAGTGCTGTTGCGGAATCGAGAGGATCTACGTTACGGCCTCCCGCCATGACGCTTTTGTGGAGAGAGCGGTTGGCATCGTCTCCGGCTATCGATTGGGTAATCCCCTCGATGAGACGACGACGCTGGGTCCCATGGCGCACCAACGTTTCGCCGCTGTCGTTCGCGCTCAGGCCGCCGAAGCAGTTGCCGCGGGCGCGACGGAACTGATCGATCGGGCGCTCTTTCCAGCCGATGATGGCGCTGCCTACCTGATGCCGCAGCTGCTGATCAACGTGGATCACGGCATGCGGGTGATGCGCGATGAGAGCTTTGGTCCCGTTGTGGGCATCATGAAGGTCGCGAATGATGAAGAGGCGCTCGCGCTGATGAACGACAGCGAATACGGCCTCACCGCTTCGCTGTGGACCTCCGATCCTGTCCGTGCGGCAAATCTCGGCGCCCGAATCGAGACGGGTACCGTGTACATGAATCGCGCGGATTACCTGGACCCTGGCCTGTGCTGGACCGGCTGCAAGGCAACCGGGCGCGGCGGGGCGCTTTCCGAACTCGGTTATCACAATCTCACGCGCCCGAAATCCTACCATCTGAAAAAACGGACACGATGA
- a CDS encoding iron-containing alcohol dehydrogenase has protein sequence MNDVSALKGNWNYPTAIRFGVGRIRELPDACRTLGMQRPLLITDPGLAALPMIRQAQEACRQDGLACELFSEVRGNPVAENVTAGVEAYRRGDHDGVIAFGGGSALDAAKAVALMVGQTRPLWDFEDREDWYTRVNVKGMAPVVAVPTTSGTGSEVGRASVITDLRDHTKKIIFHPRMLPALVIADPELTVGLPAAMTAAVGMDALSHNLEAYCSPSYHPMAQGIALEGMRLIKQWLPVACADGSNLEARAHMMIASSMGATAFQKGLGAMHSMSHPCGSTLDMHHGLTNAVVMPYVLAFNRRAIEEKLAALARYLDLPGSNADAVLHWVVELREQIGIPHTLAELGVTPGHVPTLAEMAVVDPSSGSNPVPLTVKNLTELFMQAIEGRL, from the coding sequence GTGAACGATGTTTCTGCTTTGAAAGGTAACTGGAACTACCCAACGGCGATTCGCTTTGGCGTGGGACGTATTCGTGAACTACCTGATGCCTGCCGCACCTTGGGAATGCAGCGGCCACTGTTGATAACCGATCCCGGGCTGGCGGCGCTGCCGATGATTCGGCAGGCGCAGGAGGCGTGCCGTCAGGACGGATTGGCCTGCGAACTGTTCTCCGAGGTGCGGGGCAATCCGGTGGCTGAGAACGTGACCGCAGGGGTGGAGGCGTATCGCAGGGGTGACCACGATGGGGTGATTGCCTTCGGTGGTGGCAGTGCGTTGGATGCCGCCAAAGCGGTGGCGTTGATGGTCGGGCAGACGCGGCCATTGTGGGATTTCGAAGACCGTGAAGATTGGTATACGCGGGTCAACGTCAAGGGCATGGCTCCCGTGGTGGCGGTGCCGACCACTTCGGGTACCGGCTCTGAAGTGGGCCGCGCTTCGGTCATTACGGATCTGCGCGATCACACCAAGAAGATCATTTTCCATCCGCGCATGCTGCCCGCCCTGGTTATCGCCGATCCGGAATTGACCGTGGGTCTGCCGGCTGCCATGACCGCTGCCGTGGGAATGGATGCGCTCTCTCACAACCTGGAGGCGTACTGCAGCCCGTCCTACCATCCGATGGCGCAAGGTATCGCGCTGGAGGGCATGCGGTTGATCAAACAGTGGTTACCGGTTGCGTGTGCAGATGGCAGCAACCTGGAAGCCCGCGCGCACATGATGATCGCATCCTCCATGGGAGCTACGGCATTCCAGAAAGGGCTCGGCGCGATGCACAGCATGAGCCACCCTTGCGGTTCGACGCTGGACATGCATCACGGACTGACCAATGCCGTGGTGATGCCCTATGTGCTGGCCTTCAATCGACGGGCTATCGAGGAGAAGCTGGCGGCGTTGGCGCGCTATCTCGACCTACCCGGTTCCAATGCGGATGCAGTGTTGCACTGGGTGGTGGAGTTGCGCGAACAGATCGGTATTCCGCACACCCTGGCGGAGCTTGGTGTCACGCCCGGTCACGTGCCGACACTGGCGGAGATGGCCGTGGTCGATCCTTCTTCGGGATCCAATCCGGTTCCGTTGACAGTGAAGAATCTCACCGAGCTCTTCATGCAGGCCATCGAGGGCAGACTGTAA
- a CDS encoding gamma-glutamyl-gamma-aminobutyrate hydrolase family protein: MRVCKPAIGLTTYGTIEQPDYRVPEEYVHAVVRAGAVPFLLPSVTADFSEQWLEHLDGLVLVGGGDLDPKHYRGAGHETVYNVDAARDSAELRLTRLVLEREIPTLAICRGMQLVNTVLGGTLHVHIPDAFGEGLSHRAPPRVPTPHDVFIHPRSRLTTLMGCQRASVASWHHQAIDRLGAGLRAVAWAEDSVIEAVELIDNPRLIAVQWHPELTVEDDPAQQALFDGLVEMASETGQWSSASCRGSTR, from the coding sequence ATGAGAGTGTGCAAACCTGCTATAGGGCTGACTACTTACGGGACGATCGAACAGCCCGATTATCGTGTGCCCGAGGAGTATGTGCATGCGGTAGTTAGGGCCGGTGCGGTTCCGTTTCTGCTCCCGTCGGTGACGGCAGACTTTTCTGAACAGTGGCTGGAGCACCTGGATGGGTTGGTATTGGTTGGCGGCGGCGATCTGGACCCGAAGCATTACCGGGGTGCCGGTCACGAGACCGTTTACAACGTGGATGCAGCGCGCGACAGCGCAGAGTTGCGTCTTACTCGACTGGTTCTTGAAAGGGAGATCCCAACTCTGGCCATCTGCCGCGGCATGCAGCTGGTCAATACCGTTCTTGGTGGTACCTTGCATGTACATATTCCGGATGCCTTCGGCGAGGGACTGTCGCACCGCGCACCGCCACGAGTCCCTACGCCACACGATGTTTTCATCCATCCCCGCTCACGACTGACAACACTGATGGGCTGCCAGCGCGCTTCGGTTGCCTCCTGGCATCACCAGGCTATCGATCGCCTGGGTGCCGGGCTTCGCGCGGTGGCCTGGGCCGAAGACAGTGTCATCGAGGCGGTCGAGCTGATCGACAACCCACGATTGATCGCTGTGCAGTGGCATCCGGAACTCACCGTAGAGGATGATCCGGCGCAACAGGCCCTTTTCGACGGATTGGTTGAGATGGCGAGTGAAACGGGGCAGTGGTCGTCAGCCAGCTGCCGGGGTAGTACGCGTTAG
- a CDS encoding cytochrome C — translation MRMTTINRRDFIKLGASLSAAIALPGCANMSKSSAGASGKVVIVGGGPGGATAARYLRMQNPGIEVTLIEANPTYHTCFMSNEVLAGDRALDSIAFSYDGLRAHGVKVVHDTVTAIDPQARTVLTRSGQKFAYDRAIVSPGIDFKWETISGYDETVAQTIPHAWKAGPQTAILRKQLEAMHNGGTVVICPPPNPFRCPPGPYERASLIAHYLKHHKPKSKILILDAKPKFSKQGLFVQGWKRLYGYGTANSMIEWISGEQTDKGIESVDAASRTVTTRFGDKHRGDVLNLIPAQKPGKIAFDAGLVNEKGWCPVNKKSFESTIHPNIHVLGDASDATKMPKSGYSANVQAKVCAAAVIDLLAGNAPGEPSYMNTCYSIVGEKYGISVSFVYSLDENGNSINPVKGSGGLTPMDASEQNLEREMNYAHGWFNNITHDIFG, via the coding sequence ATGCGCATGACTACTATCAATCGTCGCGACTTTATCAAACTCGGCGCCAGCCTTTCCGCTGCAATCGCACTGCCTGGCTGCGCAAACATGTCAAAAAGCAGTGCCGGAGCCTCCGGCAAGGTGGTGATCGTCGGGGGCGGTCCTGGTGGCGCCACTGCGGCCCGCTACCTGCGGATGCAAAACCCCGGCATCGAAGTCACTCTGATCGAAGCCAATCCCACCTATCACACCTGCTTCATGAGTAACGAGGTACTGGCGGGTGACCGCGCGCTCGACTCGATCGCCTTCAGCTACGACGGTCTGCGCGCCCATGGCGTCAAGGTTGTGCACGACACCGTTACCGCCATCGATCCGCAGGCGCGCACAGTACTGACCAGGAGCGGTCAGAAGTTTGCCTATGACCGCGCCATCGTCTCGCCCGGCATCGACTTCAAGTGGGAAACCATCAGTGGTTACGATGAGACGGTTGCGCAGACCATTCCCCACGCCTGGAAAGCCGGACCGCAAACAGCCATTCTGCGCAAGCAGCTCGAGGCAATGCACAATGGTGGTACGGTGGTGATATGTCCGCCGCCCAATCCGTTCCGTTGCCCTCCGGGACCCTACGAGCGGGCCAGCCTGATCGCACACTATCTGAAGCATCACAAGCCAAAATCCAAGATCCTGATTCTGGATGCCAAGCCGAAATTTTCCAAGCAGGGGCTGTTTGTCCAAGGCTGGAAACGGCTCTACGGTTACGGCACGGCGAACAGCATGATCGAGTGGATCAGCGGCGAACAAACCGACAAGGGTATCGAAAGTGTCGATGCCGCCAGCCGCACCGTCACCACCCGCTTCGGCGACAAGCATCGCGGCGATGTGCTCAATCTCATTCCCGCGCAAAAACCAGGAAAGATAGCGTTTGATGCCGGCCTGGTGAACGAAAAAGGGTGGTGCCCGGTAAACAAGAAGAGTTTTGAATCGACCATTCATCCCAACATCCATGTCCTGGGTGATGCCAGCGATGCGACAAAGATGCCGAAATCAGGTTATAGCGCTAACGTACAAGCCAAGGTTTGTGCCGCGGCGGTCATCGATCTGCTCGCCGGCAATGCTCCGGGCGAACCTTCGTACATGAACACCTGTTACAGCATCGTGGGTGAAAAGTACGGAATCTCGGTGAGCTTCGTCTACTCGCTGGACGAGAATGGCAACAGCATCAATCCAGTGAAAGGCTCCGGCGGTTTGACACCCATGGATGCCAGTGAGCAGAACCTGGAACGCGAGATGAACTATGCCCACGGTTGGTTCAACAACATCACCCACGACATCTTCGGTTGA
- a CDS encoding cytochrome c4, producing MLGCLSLAPTAQAAQPSGTMLAASCSACHGTSGSSVGITPSLAGINQEYFVETMQAFKDGSRKATVMDRIAKGYTDAHLKAMADYFSVQPLKPMKQAVAQAKANTGKQLHRQYCEKCHEDGGRKSDDGGILAGQSMLYLTYSMQDFKAGDREAPKKMRAKVREMLQEHGQGAVESVIHYYGSQQ from the coding sequence ATGCTCGGTTGCTTGAGTCTCGCGCCTACCGCGCAGGCGGCCCAACCCAGTGGAACGATGCTCGCGGCATCGTGTTCGGCCTGCCATGGAACCAGCGGTAGCAGCGTTGGCATCACTCCCAGCCTGGCGGGCATCAACCAAGAGTATTTCGTTGAAACCATGCAGGCGTTCAAGGATGGATCACGCAAAGCCACGGTCATGGATCGCATCGCCAAGGGATATACCGATGCCCACCTCAAGGCCATGGCCGATTACTTCTCGGTGCAACCGCTCAAGCCGATGAAACAGGCCGTCGCGCAGGCCAAAGCCAACACAGGCAAACAGCTGCATCGGCAGTACTGCGAGAAGTGCCACGAGGACGGCGGCCGCAAATCCGATGACGGCGGGATTCTCGCCGGACAGTCCATGCTCTATCTCACCTACTCCATGCAGGACTTCAAGGCCGGGGATCGCGAAGCACCCAAGAAGATGCGCGCCAAGGTCAGAGAGATGCTGCAGGAACACGGCCAGGGTGCCGTGGAATCCGTCATCCACTACTACGGCAGCCAGCAGTAG
- a CDS encoding malonic semialdehyde reductase, with protein MNQPLDDAALNTLFRTARTHNRWRNREVPDELLVQLYDTMKWGPTSMNCTPARLVFIKSPAAKNRLKPALATGNLEKTLAAPVTVIVAHDRRFYEHMPTLFPHQDVKSLFADNPALAESTMTRNGTLQGAYLIIAARALGLDVGPMSGFDNVKLDAEFFPDGRYRSDFLANLGYGDDEGLCPRGPRLSFTQAATIN; from the coding sequence ATGAATCAGCCCCTCGATGATGCGGCGCTCAACACCCTGTTCCGCACCGCGCGCACTCACAACCGATGGCGGAATCGCGAAGTGCCCGACGAGTTGCTGGTACAGCTCTACGATACGATGAAATGGGGTCCAACCAGCATGAATTGCACGCCTGCACGGCTGGTTTTCATTAAATCCCCTGCGGCCAAGAATCGTCTGAAACCTGCGCTGGCGACCGGCAACCTGGAGAAGACCCTTGCGGCGCCGGTCACCGTGATCGTCGCGCACGATCGCAGATTCTACGAACATATGCCGACACTCTTTCCACACCAGGACGTCAAGTCCCTGTTCGCAGACAATCCCGCACTTGCAGAATCGACCATGACACGCAACGGCACTCTGCAAGGCGCTTATCTGATCATTGCCGCCCGTGCATTGGGGCTCGATGTCGGCCCTATGTCCGGCTTCGACAACGTCAAACTGGACGCCGAGTTTTTTCCGGACGGACGTTATCGCTCGGACTTTCTCGCCAACCTCGGTTACGGAGACGACGAGGGACTCTGCCCGCGCGGGCCGCGGCTGAGTTTCACGCAGGCCGCCACCATCAATTAG